The following nucleotide sequence is from Myripristis murdjan chromosome 22, fMyrMur1.1, whole genome shotgun sequence.
CATCTCCTCAGAGACAAGCGTGCACGCCGGCAAGCCCATCAATTCCAGGGTGTTGATTTGCGTCCTCGGCTCTGTTATCCCTCTTCTCGTCCTGCTGGCAGTGACTGTCGCTATTGCTATTTTCCGCTGTGGTCGTTCTAAGAAAGAAGCCAAGAAAACCACCACAGCCGACGGCTACTGCTGGGTGTCCTCTGGGTTAGAACCGCACTTAGAGAAATTATATGAGTCCATATTGACGGATGATCTATGACCTGCCAGCAGTGGAGAATGGGTatcatattgttttgtttatttatgttatttatgttCCATCAGATGAAATTCAAATGGACTTCACTGTACCCAGAGATGATGTGAAGGATAAATTCACCTTACACTCGGTGCACCAAGTTTTATTTGCCCTTTGGTTGAAATCCTTATGttgtcagtttattttgttaaacTTTTACATGTCACATAAGACTAGTGTCTTTTTATGAGGATAATAATGCATGCTTGATTCCCTTTTTCTGAGATAAGCCCACATTTTTGGCTGTGTGCATTGTGATAATTAGTGACATAACTTAAGCACTCCAGCTTCGTCTGTTTCCTTCCTCCCCTGGTTAAGTACATTGTCTAATGGGTGTTGCTTCCGGAGTAGGTAGCCTAAAACCTTTAGAGTTATAGCGAGCCTACATTTTAGGATGATCTTCTCCAAGCAAACATGGGTGTCTTACTATTTAAATCCGTCTTCTTGTCAGTGAAAATAATCTCGTTTTTTAGTTTGCTGGCACTTATTGTTTTAATTCCAGTTAATGTAGGAGTGGGCGTGGAGCGCCCCACAGGCGCATGTAGGCCTCTGTGCGTTGGAGACGAATGCGTAACTGTTCACCAAGACAAAGTGGATTTCAATACAGCTGAAGAAGCATGTCAGAATAGAAATGGAGAGCTGCTAGCTTTTCAGTCTGAGGCCGTTGAGAGCAGCGTTGAGATGCTGGCTGAAGGTGTGtttggaaacctttggatcGGACTGCGCCTTCCAGTCGGAATCTGCAGCAACCTGTCCGCCCCGCTGCGGGGGTATGAGTGGACCAGCGGCAGcaaacacaagaacaaaattCCACCTTTCAGCAGCTGGAAAGACAGTGTTAAACGCTGCTCTCCACAATGTGTATCGCTTTCAGGTGATCTAAAGTGGACGGAGAGGCCTTGCTTGGACAAAATCGATGGGTTTCTGTGCAAAACCAAGCACAAAGACGCGTGTCGTGGCCAAGAATTATCAGATACCAACGTCTTCCTGAGCCCAGAGGGTTGCTCAGATGCTCCCTGTGAGCACACCTGCACAGATGTGAAGGGAGGTTATAAATGCACTTGTTTTAATGGATATGCCCCAAGTAGGCAGGATCCCCACCGGTGCCAAATGCACTGCCCAAACAAGACGTGCCCGGCCATATGTGATCGCAACACTGGAGGTCAGTGCTCCTGTCCAGAAGGCTTTTTAAAAAGTGAGAACCTCTGTGAAGATATTGATGAATGCGAGATGAAGCACTGTGAACAAGACTGTGAAAACAGTTACGGAAGTTTCCTCTGCTCCTGCCGGGAAGGATTTACGCTTAAGGACGAAGTGAAATGCGTCAGCGGGGATGGAGATGAGGCTTTGAGCGCTGCCACTCCCATCATAACGGGCGACCAGACACGGGCTGTCAACACCACACTGAAGATTTCCACTGCCACTGCTGGCAGCTTTGTGTGGCCTT
It contains:
- the LOC115380617 gene encoding thrombomodulin-like; this translates as MGVLLFKSVFLSVKIISFFSLLALIVLIPVNVGVGVERPTGACRPLCVGDECVTVHQDKVDFNTAEEACQNRNGELLAFQSEAVESSVEMLAEGVFGNLWIGLRLPVGICSNLSAPLRGYEWTSGSKHKNKIPPFSSWKDSVKRCSPQCVSLSGDLKWTERPCLDKIDGFLCKTKHKDACRGQELSDTNVFLSPEGCSDAPCEHTCTDVKGGYKCTCFNGYAPSRQDPHRCQMHCPNKTCPAICDRNTGGQCSCPEGFLKSENLCEDIDECEMKHCEQDCENSYGSFLCSCREGFTLKDEVKCVSGDGDEALSAATPIITGDQTRAVNTTLKISTATAGSFVWPWIVFALAVLVVMLVVRYCVVKRRERSEPISQQRSAADVDC